Proteins encoded in a region of the Oncorhynchus clarkii lewisi isolate Uvic-CL-2024 chromosome 18, UVic_Ocla_1.0, whole genome shotgun sequence genome:
- the LOC139373165 gene encoding xin actin-binding repeat-containing protein 2-like isoform X3, whose protein sequence is MAMYQAAVSKKEASSSSATVMEESEACSLPGGLASVKKQFESQEYASSSQSQTSVTQVHVEKRSVQVLATKQEVSSSKEVTVRSSVREVIPTTQQVAYFHDQEVTHDQRVQQSNVASSYENHYDETVKVIGGEDLPKVSTQALKQQYEKTIEQATPGKQIKIDLDYNQFQWAPVNQSSSAAASYESLSTVKQSSRASAATSYETSSTMRTGVVSSSTAASASSNIRTGAVSSSTPALASSNMRTGVVSSSTAASVSSNIRTGAVSSSTPALASSNMRTLAVSSSTAASASSNIRTIAVSSSTAASASSMDYETMEHFPPPPTELLPQEVPECCDSLPPQEQAGQQRYIFNKEQYSKQRNLNELKRLYKHMHPEVRRTMEKDYFTDVTEIEQSQLDSEDEMTGEVQQACYVFENSGGDECMSPEGDYLEWDEILKGEVQSMRWMFENKPLDTIKDDTPDEDDEVKNIAEQEIIAGSDVKYTAWMFETQPMDALRADTPESTVQTGKLTELARGDVRTATYLFETQPLDCLNKFYQEDEQALEVVFTKDITGGDVKTARYLFETQHLDSLSHTETIEESHFLNLKSELEEIKGEVKTTTRMFETQPMCVIRGDSGNILEITAIRREEMEKGDVKTSRWLFETQPLDMINKDPAKVKLICGVSMEDNSQGGVNRGRWLFETKTLDSIKDEEWQSIRQKEEIIGADVRKHCLVFETQQMDTLKDNANARPLPSEEIVGGDVRSAKHLFETVPIENLKDLAEVGKLQKMVASEEEKGDVRHQKWVFESQPLENIREEKKEMTRTINLEELDKGDVTNHKERFETLDLSRCEGAQRIQVEGVTSGSVKSNKVIFESTPMYAMQDSEGHYHEVKTVRREEIVKGDVRSCRWMFETHPIDEFEESINKFQIIKGISKEEIESGDVKTAKWLFETQPLDGIKHFSNTEEDETKTKESVEIEKGDVKTCRWLFETQPMDNLYEKADKVRNETEVEEVNKGDVKTCTWLFETQNLDNICDHSESESETVLKTCTVKQEDVQGKDVHHARFLFETENLENLTGEESGAFRRVTKIDVQSGDVSRMKFLFQNRSSDIMTSTSAETMHKLKTLTAEEIQKGNVVNNMWLFENQPIDTICEVTEGAKDTRTVTDVLGGNVGQGRFVFETYSLDKIQEESTETEMSKLQGIIRDDIEKGDVKSYTMMFENQPLYAICDKEGHYHEVTTMTKEEIMSGDVVGARWLFETKPLDSIRDTDDVYVIKSVTEEDVQKGDVSTARWRFETQPLDEIAEDMKVLTKTVEDIQGGDVKTNKHLFETDELSQKYVRTVSVSEIQKGDVRTASWMFETHSIDKIHGEGSEYDEMETVTKEEVMKGDVKQSVWLFEKQPLDSIKESDGTETVVTREEIPQADVKTTTWLFETTPLTKFNENSVERTEIMGKSIKETLEELYCQKMVDSQGILIETDEIGDVRMAKYRLLNQDAPEIQKEEVIRGDLNNIMMNLLNRREMTEKGIVIDQDERGNINTTVKQLFNQEKGFNVEKEEILRGDIQEAINNLLKEEGSSKRGILIQEDEKGDVRMTIYSLLNKEDGGGIEKEDIIKGNVSRTLHSLLSNPGSEESKRIRVEDTERGNVSFYSTCIESGALDYLKQLQFEPNEEQEQAQKERIIGGDVMETKMTLRKNQQQIERTVAEDDIVPGDVNNTVKVFMMEPALLLDNLQKEEIVKGDLRAALDSLTKTISKRVVIEKEEVVKGDLHTTLRSLEEAQNQAKEMEKPEIVRGDIRGALQSLEKSATTKTEVIVEDLVPGDIKGTLKSLEEAKQAVKEMEKEEIVKGDIHIALKGLHEASSEKKLYQHQVSEQGDVRGTIQLLLEPSTSPRMQRRGSTEGDVKTSIKCLYEGQGQDQDEEQSQMEKEEVIKGDVKGAIKNLMQRKEYSNRKVRKYPPRKAPRAHVKNPLPTQQVMDHEYSDVAKNENVTVNLAPAVKNLSQSQSSKSQDTTQKHTETYTENKSVKSSKTLTQEEHSMTTQVQTVNILEDSQQEHVKEQTEVKEQTQSVKQKMQPPPKHMIIKKKNLTNQMTDNTSINQMAEIKAANQRTVNKAANQMTENKAGNQMIVNKSANHMTENKAANQMIVNKSANHMSENKASNQMSVNKSANHITENKAGNQMIVNKSASDINVTKETQRETQVSDMNVTTQVKTVNMSESSQQTHVKKQAVKQRIPPPPKPIFIKKKNMTNQMTDNTSTNQITENEAASDIHVMKETQSTSQTNIVSKQTQETKTMKRLQTTVTEHKTVSQKHNVKNLNTNFRNLDVKRKGMIKKGTPEINFPPPPTSPPPPSESEMSLPPPPSPVAGSPMSLSCHSPMFPTSRPLIMRQDSDLPPPPPPPPAECGEPDFFPSPPPPPSEAGQDFLPPPPSQQELNSMPHQVPTPPPGKPFKARPLFKIPKSEPPKKPILVKPKWQKKQAVPPPPPPPPQPMTVQTEHKEEAVVKEVKSEIGCKQVETTNTTNTQVQSDFTVSMTKITSPIPVAKPPQEELPRPPKKVFIPPIKIPPPAEPVPVAKPKPYASKFKTPLMLAEERYRVQREEAERNKSQDTTPATSRVTSPTSPPTSMMQMMGSTNVASEQHSVAHKTEQSKVTSEVTQAEETQFKSKVCISSQEPPMKKAPSHIPLSKPLISVGENTSTSGSGNISSNKKHITTDQSSMVSSGKELASSVASRKHQAVSTGEHQSVSVPAAHPHHESHIKVHSGANVISSSVAEQQSGMNASSRSIISTQSIVQENVHLQSQSAVTYEAAEENNTDAFLTQKVKKNSSQPTKIKIPKVTPNFKVRTVKLPTEKKEEKSEVVEKEQRAVTGMETISKSETRVVQESTQTATSSSAKNEVKVATNVIQEKAEEVEKTAAAKETKLEIQRTTKAKQKGIKVPFPKEPKLVPMPVAQAPGHCHISVSHSQQSMQEQHIQKQEQVIVNERVVQQSFQKQEQQVRTQKQQVESFQQQGEVSKMQQHQERSKAESTAVSVNIAGKAAAQTEAAQSMAESSAQSVESKDSEKCVMVQKLLFNIKQLHPGKMDSNSVRTILSEVPVWLMRSEEKRDLTQVAVQQNKKKLTEIIFHVRNLAQAKLVNLEGQMAAMAKQDREPAPASSPAPPPAPASENKGFGGATAKISKTSIGSSRVETHKKVVEEKKISHESKKPELTEVKGPDPRVPSPMLATRTPSPTFISIESVRRTDSPLMVTPSPPPSYRSGATPTPPPPPPRTPTSRFCRATPSPTLSSSEKLAKLKDTTAKLSRGMTPPTPMPEFLTTEQASDREDSPALIEPEIHMQTQEMETGTTTPDVADMVDSMMTVRDKKFFFEEAQKAEVSRTYMRKDPIEIPERLGPEDLEEVPEGVNIDIMKEDLPRLDLSKLVNQFESPQPKLFIRKDPMIITDRLGSDTEDPEADPKTPKTDETPAFNIKAIKNAFDLGDHNALKEVREKQEERERRESESAEPTGHSETKSVTGEFSGMDEFGNITSGVRSETSMHSESHMSRPLPPSYADVVKGTVEEMAVPVKAATEDVLKSFNQSWAETESVFQNLGFSVSEQRTSQIVTHQQETVVTEDSSSRVRTVHGVSEEGVSDGVSGRRQTQFP, encoded by the exons ATGGCCATGTATCAGGCTGCCGTGTCCAAGAAGGAGGCCAGCAGCTCATCCGCCACG GTTATGGAGGAGTCTGAAGCCTGTTCTCTGCCAGGGGGTCTGGCCAGCGTGAAGAAACAGTTTGAGAGCCAGGAGTACGCCTCATCCTCCCAGTCCCAGACCAGCGTTACTCAGGTCCACGTAGAAAAGAGATCCGTGCAGGTACTGGCAACTAAACAG GAGGTGTCCAGCTCAAAGGAGGTGACAGTGAGGAGCAGTGTCAGAGAGGTCATTCCCACCACTCAGCAAGTGGCCTACTTCCATGACCAGGAG GTGACTCATGATCAAAGAGTTCAACAAAGCAATGTGGCCTCCAGTTATGAAAACCATTATGATGAAACAG TTAAGGTCATAGGAGGAGAGGACTTACCAAAGGTCTCCACTCAGGCTTTGAAGCAGCAGTATGAGAAGACGATCGAACAGGCCACGCCGGGCAAGCAAATTAAG ATTGATCTGGATTATAACCAGTTTCAATGGGCACCGGTAAACCAGTCCTCCTCAGCAGCAGCTAGCTATGAAAGTTTGTCCACTGTGAAACAGTCATCCAGGGCTTCAGCAGCAACGAGCTATGAAACCTCATCCACTATGAGGACAGGGGTTGTCTCTTCATCTACCGCTGCCTCAGCCTCGTCCAATATCAGGACAGGGGCTGTCTCTTCCTCTACCCCTGCCTTAGCCTCATCCAATATGAGGACAGGGGTTGTCTCTTCATCTACcgctgcctcagtctcatccaatATCAGGACAGGGGCTGTCTCTTCCTCTACCCCTGCCTTAGCCTCATCCAATATGAGGACATTGGCTGTCTCTTCCTCTACCGCTGCCTCAGCCTCATCCAATATCAGGACAATAGCTGTCTCTTCCTCTACCGCTGCCTCAGCCTCATCCATGGATTATGAAACCATGGAGCACTTCCCTCCTCCACCCACTGAACTACTGCCCCAGGAGGTCCCCGAGTGCTGTGACTCTCTCCCGCCTCAGGAGCAGGCTGGCCAACAGAGATACATCTTCAACAAAGAGCAGTACTCCAAGCAGAGGAACCTCAATGAGCTGAAGCGCCTGTACAAGCACATGCACCCAGAGGTTCGGAGGACGATGGAGAAGGATTACTTCACCGACGTCACGGAGATCGAGCAGTCACAGCTGGATAGTGAAGATGAGATGACCGGGGAAGTCCAGCAGGCTTGCTATGTGTTTGAGAACAGTGGTGGGGATGAATGTATGAGCCCTGAGGGAGATTACCTGGAGTGGGATGAGATCCTTAAAGGGGAGGTGCAGTCCATGCGCTGGATGTTTGAGAATAAGCCGCTGGATACCATTAAAGATGACACCCCAGATGAGGATGATGAAGTGAAGAACATTGCTGAGCAGGAAATCATTGCAGGAAGTGATGTCAAATACACAGCATGGATGTTTGAGACCCAGCCCATGGATGCGCTGCGTGCAGACACCCCAGAATCCACTGTACAGACAGGGAAATTGACCGAGCTAGCGAGAGGAGATGTACGAACAGCCACCTATCTTTTCGAGACCCAGCCACTGGATTGTCTGAATAAATTCTACCAGGAGGATGAGCAAGCCTTGGAGGTTGTCTTCACTAAAGATATCACAGGAGGGGACGTGAAAACGGCCAGGTATCTGTTTGAAACTCAACACTTGGATTCCCTCAGCCACACAGAGACCATTGAGGAGAGCCACTTCTTGAACCTGAAGTCAGAGCTTGAGGAGATCAAAGGGGAAGTGAAGACAACCACACGGATGTTTGAGACCCAGCCCATGTGTGTCATCAGGGGCGACTCTGGAAATATACTGGAGATCACCGCCATCCgcagggaggagatggagaaaggagaCGTGAAGACCTCCCGCTGGCTCTTTGAGACACAGCCTCTGGACATGATCAACAAAGACCCTGCCAAGGTGAAGCTGATCTGTGGAGTCTCCATGGAGGACAACTCCCAGGGAGGCGTGAACCGGGGGAGGTGGCTGTTCGAGACAAAGACACTGGACTCCATTAAAGACGAGGAATGGCAAAGCATCAGGCAAAAGGAGGAGATTATTGGAGCTGATGTGCGGAAGCACTGCTTGGTTTTCGAGACACAGCAGATGGATACTCTGAAAGACAATGCCAATGCCAGACCTTTACCCTCAGAGGAGATTGTAGGAGGTGATGTGCGATCAGCAAAACATCTGTTTGAGACAGTGCCAATAGAGAACCTGAAGGATCTGGCTGAAGTAGGGAAACTTCAGAAGATGGTTGCGTCCGAGGAGGAGAAGGGTGATGTTAGACATCAGAAGTGGGTTTTTGAAAGTCAACCACTTGAAAACAtaagggaggagaagaaggaaaTGACACGCACTATAAACCTTGAAGAACTTGATAAGGGCGACGTCACAAATCACAAGGAAAGATTTGAAACCTTGGATTTAAGCAGATGTGAGGGGGCACAGAGAATCCAAGTTGAAGGTGTTACCAGTGGGTCTGTGAAATCAAACAAAGTTATTTTTGAATCCACCCCGATGTATGCCATGCAAGACAGCGAGGGACACTACCACGAGGTGAAAACCGTGCGACGTGAGGAGATAGTAAAAGGAGATGTTCGCAGCTGCAGGTGGATGTTTGAAACACATCCTATCGATGAGTTTGAGGAAAGTATCAATAAATTCCAGATTATAAAAGGTATATCAAAGGAGGAGATTGAATCGGGCGATGTCAAGACTGCCAAGTGGTTATTTGAAACTCAACCCCTCGATGGTATTAAACATTTTAGCAACACTGAAGAAGATGAAACTAAGACAAAGGAGAGTGTTGAAATTGAGAAGGGTGATGTGAAAACCTGCAGGTGGCTGTTCGAGACTCAACCAATGGATAATCTGTATGAGAAAGCAGATAAGGTGAGGAATGAGACTGAGGTTGAGGAGGTCAACAAAGGGGACGTCAAAACATGCACATGGCTCTTTGAGACTCAGAACCTCGATAACATCTGTGACCATTCCGAGTCCGAATCGGAGACCGTTCTCAAAACCTGCACTGTCAAACAAGAGGACGTCCAAGGCAAAGATGTGCATCACGCTCGCTTCCTCTTTGAGACAGAGAACCTGGAGAACCTCACAGGGGAGGAGAGTGGTGCCTTCAGGAGAGTGACTAAGATTGATGTCCAGTCTGGAGATGTGTCTAGGATGAAGTTTCTCTTCCAGAATAGGTCTTCAGACATCATGACCTCAACCTCAGCTGAAACAATGCATAAGCTAAAGACCCTTACGGCGGAGGAAATTCAGAAAGGAAATGTAGTGAACAACATGTGGCTTTTTGAAAACCAACCTATAGACACTATCTGTGAGGTTACAGAGGGAGCCAAGGACACTCGCACCGTAACCGATGTGCTGGGAGGAAACGTTGGTCAAGGACGCTTCGTTTTTGAGACTTACTCTCTCGATAAAATCCAAGAGGAGTCCACCGAGACTGAGATGTCAAAACTCCAGGGCATCATCAGGGACGATATAGAGAAAGGGGATGTGAAAAGCTACACCATGATGTTTGAAAATCAGCCACTGTATGCAATCTGTGACAAAGAGGGCCACTACCATGAAGTTACCACTATGACAAAGGAAGAAATCATGAGCGGAGATGTGGTGGGGGCACGGTGGTTATTTGAGACAAAACCTCTGGATTCAATAAGGGACACAGACGACGTCTATGTCATCAAATCTGTCACTGAGGAGGACGTCCAGAAAGGTGATgtcagcacggccaggtggaggTTCGAAACACAACCTCTTGATGAAATCGCTGAGGACATGAAAGTGTTGACTAAAACAGTTGAAGATATCCAGGGTGGTGATGTGAAGACAAACAAACACCTTTTTGAGACAGATGAACTGTCCCAGAAGTATGTTAGAACTGTTAGCGTGAGTGAGATCCAAAAAGGGGACGTCAGGACTGCCTCGTGGATGTTTGAAACACACAGCATAGATAAGATCCATGGCGAGGGCTCAGAATATGATGAAATGGAGACCGTGACAAAAGAAGAAGTGATGAAAGGAGATGTCAAGCAGTCTGTGTGGCTCTTTGAAAAACAGCCGCTTGACAGCATTAAAGAGTCAGACGGAACAGAGACTGTTGTCACCCGGGAGGAGATCCCACAAGCAGAtgtaaagacaacaacatggctTTTTGAAACCACTCCTTTAACCAAATTTAATGAGAACAGTGTAGAAAGAACTGAAATAATGGGGAAGAGCATCAAAGAGACCCTTGAAGAGCTGTATTGTCAGAAAATGGTTGACTCACAAGGGATTCTCATTGAGACGGATGAGATAGGAGATGTCAGAATGGCAAAATATAGACTCTTGAACCAAGATGCTCCAGAAATCCAGAAGGAGGAGGTGATCAGAGGGGATCTGAACAATATCATGATGAACCTCCTAAACAGACGAGAAATGACAGAGAAAGGGATAGTCATAGACCAGGACGAGAGAggcaacatcaacacaacagtaAAACAGCTATTCAACCAAGAAAAGGGATTCAATGTTGAGAAGGAGGAAATCCTCAGAGGCGACATTCAAGAGGCCATCAACAACCTACTGAAGGAGGAGGGCTCCTCAAAACGTGGAATTCTGATTCAAGAAGATGAAAAGGGAGATGTGCGAATGACTATATACTCCCTCCTCAATAAGGAAGACGGTGGTGGCATTGAGAAGGAGGATATCATCAAAGGCAATGTCAGTAGGACCCTTCACAGTCTCTTGTCCAACCCAGGGTCAGAGGAATCTAAAAGGATAAGGGTGGAAGACACAGAGAGGGGTAACGTTAGCTTTTACTCCACCTGTATTGAATCTGGGGCACTGGATTACCTCAAACAACTCCAGTTTGAACCTAATGAGGAACAAGAACAGGCGCAGAAGGAACGTATCATTGGCGGCGACGTTATGGAAACCAAAATGACACTAAGGAAGAATCAACAGCAGATTGAACGCACAGTAGCTGAGGACGATATTGTCCCTGGTGATGTCAACAACACAGTGAAGGTGTTCATGATGGAACCTGCTCTCTTGCTGGACAACCTGCAGAAAGAGGAAATTGTCAAGGGAGATCTGAGGGCGGCCCTGGACTCACTGACCAAAACTATTAGCAAGAGAGTCGTGATAGAGAAAGAGGAAGTGGTGAAAGGGGACCTGCACACCACTCTGAGGTCTTTGGAGGAGGCTCAAAACCAAGCCAAGGAAATGGAAAAGCCAGAAATTGTCCGAGGTGATATTCGAGGAGCCCTCCAATCATTAGAGAAGTCGGCGACCACCAAGACTGAGGTAATTGTTGAGGATTTAGTGCCCGGCGATATCAAAGGCACCTTGAAATCACTAGAAGAGGCTAAGCAGGCAGTGAAAGAGATGGAAAAGGAGGAGATTGTAAAGGGAGACATTCATATTGCGCTGAAGGGTTTGCATGAGGCCTCGAGTGAAAAAAAGCTTTACCAGCACCAAGTGAGTGAACAGGGGGACGTGAGAGGCACAATACAGCTGTTACTAGAACCATCCACATCCCCCCGAATGCAACGCAGGGGAAGCACTGAGGGAGATGTGAAGACCTCCATAAAATGCCTATACGAAGGGCAGGGGCAGGACCAGGATGAGGAGCAATCAcagatggagaaggaggaggtgatAAAGGGAGATGTTAAAGGAGCCATAAAGAATCTGATGCAGAGAAAAGAATATTCAAATCGGAAAGTACGAAAGTATCCTCCCAGGAAAGCTCCTAGAGCTCATGTGAAAAATCCATTACCCACACAGCAAGTGATGGACCATGAATACTCAGATGTGGCTAAGAATGAGAACGTCACAGTCAATCTAGCTCCTGCTGTGAAAAACCTGTCTCAGAGTCAGAGCAGTAAATCACAGGACACCACACAAAAGCACACTGAGACATACACCGAGAACAAATCAGTGAAGAGTAGCAAGACCCTCACCCAAGAGGAACACTCTATGACAACACAGGTACAAACAGTAAATATTTTGGAGGACTCACAGCAGGAACATGTAAAAGAACAGACTGAAGTTAAAGAACAGACACAGAGTGTAAAACAGAAAATGCAACCCCCTCCTAAGCACATGATCATAAAGAAGAAAAACCTGACCAATCAGATGACCGATAATACATCAATTAATCAGATGGCAGAGATTAAAGCAGCCAATCAGAGGACTGTGAATAAAGCAGCCAATCAGATGACTGAGAATAAAGCAGGCAATCAGATGATTGTGAATAAATCAGCCaatcacatgactgagaataaaGCAGCCAATCAGATGATTGtaaataaatcagccaatcaCATGAGTGAGAATAAAGCATCCAATCAGATGAGTGTGAATAAATCAGCCAATCATATAACTGAGAATAAAGCAGGCAATCAGATGATTGTGAATAAATCAGCCTCAGACATAAATGTGACgaaagaaacacagagagaaacacaagtCTCAGACATGAACGTGACAACACAGGTCAAAACAGTCAATATGTCTGAGTCCTCACAGCAGACACATGTTAAAAAACAGGCTGTGAAACAGAGAATACCACCACCCCCTAAACCCATCTTCATAAAGAAGAAAAACATGACCAATCAGATGACTGACAATACATCAACGAATCAGATAACTGAGAATGAAGCAGCCTCAGACATACACGTGATGAAAGAAACACAAAGCACATCTCAAACTAATATTGTTTCAAAGCAAACACAGGAAACAAAAACAATGAAACGGTTGCAAACAACCGTGACAGAACATAAGACCGTTTCACAAAAACACAACGTCAAAAATCTGAATACAAATTTCCGGAACCTGGACGTGAAGAGAAAAGGTATGATAAAGAAAGGGACGCCTGAGATtaatttccctcctcctcccacgtCCCCGCCTCCACCCTCTGAGTCTGAGATGTCTCTTCCTCCCCCGCCCTCACCAGTGGCAGGCAGCCCAATGTCCCTGTCATGCCATAGCCCAATGTTTCCCACATCCCGTCCCCTgattatgagacaggacagtgaCCTTccgcctccacctcctccacccccaGCAGAATGCGGGGAGCCTGACTTTTTCCCTTCTCCGCCACCCCCACCCTCCGAGGCAGGGCAAGACTTTCTTCCTCCACCGCCCTCACAGCAAGAGCTAAACTCAATGCCACACCAAGTGCCTACACCACCACCTGGAAAGCCATTTAAAGCTAGGCCTTTATTCAAAATCCCAAAATCTGAGCCACCCAAGAAACCAATACTGGTCAAACCAAAATGGCAGAAAAAGCAAGCAGTACCACCAccgcctcctccacctcctcagccAATGACAGTTCAGACAGAACATAAAGAGGAAGCAGTAGTCAAGGAAGTCAAGAGTGAAATCGGTTGTAAACAGGTGGAAACTACAAATACTACCAACACACAGGTTCAATCTGATTTTACAGTGTCCATGACTAAAATCACTTCACCAATACCAGTGGCAAAACCACCACAGGAAGAGTTGCCACGACCACCTAAAAAGGTATTCATCCCTCCAATCAAAATACCCCCACCTGCAGAGCCTGTCCCAGTTGCAAAACCTAAACCGTATGCCAGTAAATTCAAAACCCCACTGATGCTTGCAGAGGAAAGGTATCGTgtgcagagagaggaggctgagagaAACAAGTCACAAGACACAACTCCCGCCACTTCACGAGTCAcatctcccacctctcctccaaCTAGTATGATGCAAATGATGGGCTCAACCAATGTTGCAAGTGAACAACACTCAGTTGCACACAAAACAGAGCAGTCAAAAGTGACCTCAGAGGTAACACAGGCTGAGGAAACTCAGTTTAAAAGCAAAGTATGCATTTCATCACAAGAGCCGCCCATGAAGAAAGCTCCATCACATATCCCCCTGAGCAAACCTTTGATCTCAGTGGGGGAAAATACATCAACATCTGGATCTGGAAACATTTCCTCAAATAAGAAACATATTACCACTGATCAGTCCTCTATGGTCTCTTCTGGGAAAGAACTCGCCTCATCTGTTGCCTCCAGAAAACATCAGGCTGTTTCCACTGGCGAGCATCAGTCTGTTTCAGTCCCTGCTGCTCACCCTCACCATGAGTCCCACATTAAAGTCCATTCTGGCGCTAATGTGATTTCATCCTCAGTAGCTGAGCAGCAGAGTGGTATGAATGCTAGCTCACGGTCTATCATCTCCACTCAGAGCATTGTCCAGGAAAATGTACATCTTCAATCCCAATCCGCCGTCACATACGAAGCAGCGGAGGAAAATAATACTGACGCCTTTCTCACACAGAAAGTTAAAAAAAATTCATCTCAGCCCACCAAAATCAAAATTCCAAAAGTGACACCAAATTTCAAGGTGAGAACTGTGAAGTTGCCGacagagaagaaggaggagaaaagCGAGGTGGTGGAAAAAGAGCAACGAGCAGTGACGGGTATGGAGACTATTTCTAAGAGTGAGACCAGAGTAGTTCAGGAGAGCACGCAGACGGCCACCAGTAGCTCAGCAAAAAATGAAGTAAAGGTGGCGACGAATGTGATACAGGAGAAAGCTGAGGAGGTTGAAAAAACTGCAGCTGCCAAGGAAACAAAGCTGGAGATCCAAAGGACGACAAAGGCAAAGCAGAAAGGCATTAAAGTCCCTTTTCCCAAAGAGCCAAAGCTAGTTCCTATGCCAGTAGCTCAAGCTCCAGGGCACTGCCACATATCTGTCTCCCATAGTCAACAGAGCATGCAGGAACAGCACATTCAGAAGCAGGAGCAAGTGATTGTTAATGAGAGAGTAGTTCAACAGAGCTTCCAGAAACAGGAACAGCAGGTTCGCACACAGAAGCAGCAGGTCGAGTCTTTCCAACAACAAGGAGAAGTAAGCAAAATGCAGCAGCATCAAGAGAGGTCGAAGGCAGAGTCTACGGCTGTCTCCGTGAACATTGCAGGGAAGGCAGCAGCACAGACAGAAGCAGCTCAATCAATGGCGGAAAGCTCAGCTCAATCAGTGGAGAGCAAAGATTCAGAGAAATGTGTAATGGTACAGAAGCTGCTATTTAACATTAAGCAGCTTCATCCAGGGAAAATGGATTCAAACTCAGTGAGGACAATACTTAGTGAGGTCCCTGTCTGGTTGATGAGGTCGGAGGAAAAGCGTGATTTAACACAGGTTGCTGTTCAGCAGAATAAGAAGAAGCTCACAGAGATCATTTTCCACGTGAGAAACCTAGCACAAGCAAAACTTGTAAACTTAGAAGGACAAATGGCAGCCATGGCAAAACAGGATAGAGAACCGGCACCTGCATCATCACCTGCACCACCACCTGCACCAGCATCTGAAAATAAAGGATTTGGAGGAGCAACAGCCAAGATATCTAAAACAAGCATTGGCTCATCAAGAGTCGAAACCCATAAGAAAGTGGTTGAGGAGAAGAAGATCTCTCATGAGAGCAAAAAGCCGGAGCTGACTGAAGTAAAAGGTCCTGATCCCAGAGTTCCCTCTCCTATGCTTGCAACGCGAACACCTTCACCTACCTTCATCAGCATTGAATCAGTGAGGAGAACAGACTCACCCCTCATGGTGACCCCCTCACCTCCTCCGTCATACAGGTCTGGTGCCACCCCAACcccaccacctccccctccccgcACCCCTACCTCTCGGTTCTGTAGGGCCACACCCTCTCCCACCTTGAGCAGCTCAGAGAAGCTAGCCAAGTTGAAGGACACCACTGCAAAGCTCTCTAGGGGCATGACCCCTCCCACACCCATGCCTGAGTTTCTGACCACAGAGCAAGCCTCTGACAGAGAGGATTCCCCAGCGCTGATTGAACCTGAGATCCACATGCAGACACAGGAGATGGAGACTGGGACGACGACTCCGGATGTGGCTGATATGGTTGACTCCATGATGACTGTCAGAGACAAGAAGTTCTTCTTTGAGGAAGCTCAGAAGGCAGAGGTGAGCAGGACATACATGCGGAAGGACCCCATTGAAATCCCGGAGCGCCTGGGTCCAGAGGATCTAGAGGAAGTTCCTGAGGGTGTGAATATAGACATAATGAAAGAGGATCTCCCTAGGCTTGACCTGTCAAAGCTGGTTAATCAATTTGAATCACCACAACCAAAGCTGTTCATCAGAAAAGATCCCATGATCATCACAGATAGACTGGGAAGTGACACTGAAGATCCAGAGGCAGACCCCAAAACGCCAAAAACTGATGAAACACCTGCCTTCAACATCAAGGCCATCAAGAATGCCTTTGACTTGGGTGATCATAATGCTCTCAaagaagtgagagagaaacaagaggagagagagaggagagaatcagAGTCTGCCGAACCGACGGGGCATTCCGAAACAAAGTCCGTCACTGGGGAGTTCTCTGGCATGGATGAATTTGGCAACATAACAAGCGGGGTGAGGAGCGAGACCAGCATGCACTCTGAGAGCCACATGTcccgtcccctccctccctcctatgcCGACGTGGTGAAAGGGACGGTTGAAGAGATGGCAGTTCCTGTGAAGGCCGCCACAGAGGACGTACTGAAGAGCTTCAACCAGTCCTGGGCCGAAACAGAGAGTGTGTTCCAGAATCTGGGATTCAGTgtctcagaacagaggacatcaCAGATCGTAACACACCAGCAGGAGACTGTCGTGACGG